One Mycolicibacterium sp. ND9-15 genomic window, GGTCGGGCCGGGCTACGGTGCCACCACCGACGTGCTGAGCGAATCGGTCGCGCGGTTGACGTCGGTGGAGATCGACGACGAACTGGCCGCGATGCTGACCGACCGGTTCGCCGGCGTGTCGACCGTCGAGATCGTGCGCGGCGATGCGACCGCACTGTCCTATGACGACGGCCGCTTCACAGGCGCAGCCTGTTTCACGATGCTGCACCACGTTCCGACCGCCGAACTTCAGGACCGGTTGTTCGCCGAAGTCGCCCGCGTGCTACGGCCCGGGGCGGCGCTGGTGGCCAGCGACAGCCTCGGCAGCGACGAGTTGGCCGACGCCCACGAGGGCGACACCTACAACCCCGTCGACCCGACGACGCTGCCGGATCGGTTGGCGGCGGCCGGTTTCGGCGAGGTTCGCGTGAAGACGACCGAATTCGGCTGGGCCGCGGTGGCACGAGCCGCTGAGTAGCCGCACGCTCACGCCTTTGCGGGCGTGCGCAAACTGCTGCTTTTTCGCGGCGCGTCGTGTGCAAACACGCGCGCTCGCCGGGGGAACCTAGCCCGTGCCCGCCACTAGCCAGCGGCCCGAGAACGCGCGCCAGCCGACGAACACCAACCGCAGCACCATGAACGTCGAGAGCCCCGCCCAGATCCCGAGCAGGCCCCAGCCGAAGGCCAGCGACAGCCATATCAGCGGCAGGAAGCCGACCAGCGCGCTGGCCAACGTCGCGTTGCGCATGAACTTCGCGTCACCGGCGCCCAACAGCACCCCGTCCAGCGCGAAAACGATTCCGGCGACCGGCAACTGGGCCACCATGAACCACCACGGCACACCAATCGCGTCGAGCACGGACCGGTCGTCGGTGAACACGCTGGGGAACACCGACGCTCCGACGGCGAACACGATGGCAAGCACCGCCGACGCCAACGCGGAAAAGATCGTCACCCGCCACGCCACCGACTTCGCGTGCGCCAGCTGACCCGCGCCCAGCGCCGCACCGACCAGCGACTGAGCGGCGATCGCCAGCGAATCCAACACCAACGCAAGGAAATTCCACAACTGCAGCACGACCTGGTGGGCGGCGACGGCCGCTGCGCCGAACCGGGCGGCGACCGCTCCGGCCGACACGAAACAGGCTTGAAAAGCCAACGTCCGCAACACCAGATCGCGGCCCATCACCACCTGCGCGCGCAACACCTCCGGGTGAATCCGCAATGGAACCCGCTCGATCAGCAGCGCGCGGCAGAACAGCACCGCGGCCACCCACTGCCCCACCACATTCGCCACGGCCGAGCCCGGCAGCCCGAGCCGGGGCATGCCGAGCCAGCCGTACACCAGCAGCGGACACAACACCGCTGACACCGCGAACCCGAACACGACGAACTTCAGCGGCCGCACGGTGTCCTGAACCCCGCGCATCCACCCGTTGCCGGCCGCCGACACCAGGATCGCGGGCGCCCCGACGATCGCGATGCGCACCCACCCCAGCGCTTCGTCGGCGATGTCGCCGCCCTCGGAGGGCCCGGCCAGTGCGGACACCAGTGGCACGGCGAAAACCTCTACGGCACAGACGATCACGAACCCCAAACCCAGCGCCAGCCACGTCGCCTGCACCCCCTCCCCGACGGCGGCCGCGCGCTCACCGGCGCCGAAGAAGCGGGCCGAGCGCGCGGTCGTCCCGTAAGCCAGGAACGTCATCTGGGAACTCAGCGTGGTCAGGATCAGCCCGCCGATCGCCAACCCGGCCAACGCCAGGGCACCCAACCGGCCCACCACAGCGAGGTCGAACAGCAGGTAGATCGGTTCGGCGGCCAGCACGCCGAGCGCGGGAAACGCCAGGGCGGCGATACGACGGCCCGACGTCGCCGGCTTACGTGTGGGCCCGGGCGCGACCGCCGGGTCGCCCTCGGGTTCAGCCAAGAGCGGCGGAGAGCGCCCGCACCACGTCGTCAGCCGCCCCGGTGGCCGAGTAACCCGCGGCGTGCGGATGTCCGCCGCCTCCGAACGAACTGGCCACGCCGGTCAGGTCGTAGGACTTGGCGCGCATCGACACCGACCAGTGCGCGGGCTCGACCTCCTTGAACACCGCGGCCACCTCGGCCTGCTCGGTGGTGCGCACGATGTCGACGATGCTTTCGACCTCCTCGGGCCGGGCTTTGGCCAACTCCTCGTACCCCACCACCGCGTACACGAGTCCGCGGCCGCCGACGGCATCCGGCAGCAACTGCGCCGAGGACAGCACCCGCGACAGCATCGGCAGCCACGCGAAGGGATGGGTGTCGAACAGGGTTCGGCTGATGGCGGCGTTGTCGACGCCGAGATCGACCAGCCGTGCCGCCAGTCGGTGCGCTCGCGGGCTGGCCCACCGGAAGGAGCCGGTGTCGGTGGTCAGGCCCGCGTACAGACAATGCGCCACACCGATGTCGATCGGCTTGCCCCAGGCGTCGAGCAGGTCGGCCACCAGCATCGTCGTGGAATCCGCCGAAGCGTCGACGTAGTTGGCGCTGCCGAACAGCTGGTTGGAGGCGTGATGGTCGATGACCAGCACTTCGTGGCCGTGGTCGACGAGTCCACGCAGCGCGCCCAGCCGGTTGACGCTGGGGATGTCGACCGTGACCACCAGGTCAGTGCCCCGACGCATCGCGTCGGGTTCGACGAGCAGGTGGCCGCCGGGCAGCGACTGCAACGATTCGGGCAGTTCCGCCGGTGCGGCGAAGCTCACCTGGACGTCCTTGCCGACCTGGTCGAGCACCAGTGCCAGCGCCAGCCCGGCACCGATCGTGTCGGCGTCGGGATAGACGTGGCAGACCACGCCGATCGTCGCGGCAGCCGAAAGGAGTTCCGCGGCGGCGTGGGCATCGACCCGATGGCCCACTTCGGCAGCGTCAGTCGTCTTGTCTATCGCGGTCACCGATGTCCTCAGAGTCGTCCAGGCCCCCGCGGCTTTCATCCTCACTGACACGGTACGGGTCGGCGTCCCCCGCGTGCTTGGCACCTTGTCGAACCCTCGCCAAATCCTCATCCGCGGCGCGGGCGCGGGCGAGCAGTTCCTCCATCTTGACCGCCGCGTCGGGAACGGTGTCCCGTTCGAACATCAGCGTCGGTGTGAAGCGCACACCGAGACTTGCGCCCATCTTGGAGCGCAGCACCCCTGTTGCCTTCTCCAGCGCCGCGGCCGCCCCGGCGTAGTCCGGCTCCTCGGACAGCGACGAGCCGAGCACCGTGTAGTACAGCGTCGCGTCGTGCAGGTCGTTGGTGACCTTGGCGTCGGTGATGGTGACACCGGCCAGCCGCGGATCCTTGATCTCGTACTCGATCACCGAGGCGACGAGGGTCGAGATGCGCTTGGCCAGCCGCTTCGCCCGTGCGGGGTCCGCCACGCTAGCTGCGCTCTTTCTCGACCAGTTCGTACGTCTCGATGACGTCGCCTTCCTTGATGTCGGAGTAGGTCAGCGTCAGACCGCATTCGTAACCCTCACGGACCTCGGTGACGTCGTCCTTCTCGCGGCGCAGCGAGGACACGGTGAGGTTCTCGGCCACCACTACGTTGTCGCGCAGCAGCCGGGCCTTTGCGTTGCGCCGCATGATCCCGGACTGGACGAGGCAACCGGCGATGTTGCCCACCTTCGACGACCGGAAGATCGCGCGGATCTCGGCGCGGCCGAGTTCGCGCTCCTCGTAGATCGGCTTGAGCATGCCCTTGAGCGCGCTCTCGATCTCGTCGATCGCCTGGTAGATGATCGAGTAGTAGCGGATCTCCACACCCTCGCGGTTGGCCAGCTCGGTGGCCTTGCCCTCGGCGCGGACGTTGAAGCCGATGATGATCGCGTCCGAGGCCGACGCCAGGTTGACGTTGGTCTCGGTGACGCCACCGACGCCGCGGTCGATGACGCGCAGCTCGACTTCGTCGTCGACCTGGATGCCCAGCAGGGCCTCCTCGAGAGCCTCGACCGTACCGGCGTTGTCGCCCTTGAGGATCAGGTTCAGCTGGCTGGTTTCCTTCAGCGCCGAATCCAGATCCTCGAGGCTGATCCGCTTGCGGCTGCGAGCGGCCAGCGCGTTGCGCTTGCGTGCGCTGCGACGGTCGGCGATCTGACGCGCGATGCGGTCCTCGTCGACGACGAGGAAGTTGTCACCGGCGCCGGGCACCGACGTGAAGCCGATGACCTGGACGGGCCGCGACGGCAGGGCCTCGGTGACGTCCTCGCCGTGCTCGTCGACCATGCGTCGGACGCGGCCGTAGGCATCGCCGGCGACCACCGAATCACCCACGCGCAGCGTGCCGCGCTGCACCAGCACCGTGGCCACCGGCCCGCGCCCGCGGTCCAGGTGCGCCTCGATCGCCACGCCCTGGGCCTCCATGTCGGGGTTGGCCCGCAGGTCGAGGGCGGCGTCGGCGGTCAGCACGACCGCTTCCAGCAGCGCCTCGATGTTGGTGCCCTGCTTGGCGGAGATGTCGACGAACATGGTGTCGCCGCCGTAGTCCTCGGGGATCAGCCCGTATTCGGTGAGCTGGCCGCGGATCTTGGCCGGGTCGGCGCCTTCCTTGTCGATCTTGTTGACCGCCACCACGATCGGCACTTCGGCGGCCTGCGCGTGGTTGATCGCCTCGACGGTCTGCGGCATCACGCCGTCGTCGGCGGCCACCACGAGGATCGCGATGTCGGTGGCCTTCGCACCGCGCGCACGCATGGCGGTGAACGCCTCGTGGCCCGGGGTGTCGATGAACGTGATCGGCCGGACGTTGCCGTCGAGATCGACCTCGACCTGGTAGGCGCCGATGTGCTGGGTGATGCCGCCTGCCTCGGCCTCGCGGACGTTGGCCTGACGGATCGAGTCCAGCAGTCGGGTCTTGCCGTGATCGACGTGGCCCATGACGGTGACCACCGGCGGACGCTGTTCGAGATCCTCTTCGCCGCCCTCGTCTTCGCCGTAGGTGAGGTCGAAGGACTCCAGCAGTTCGCGGTCCTCATCCTCCGGCGAGACGACCTGAACTTTGTAGTTCATCTCGCTGCCGAGCAGTTCGAGGGTGTCGTCGCCGACGGACTGCGTCGCGGTAACCATCTCGCCGAGGTTGAACAGCGCCTGCACCAGCGCGGCCGGATTGGCGTCGATCTTCTCGGCGAAGTCGCTCAGCGACGCACCGCGGGCGAGCCGGATCGTCTCACCGTTGCCGTGCGGCAGCCGAACACCACCAACGACCGGGGCCTGCATGTTCTCGTATTCGGCGCGTTTCGCCCGCTTCGACTTACGGCCACGCTTCGGCGCACCACCGGGTCGACCGAACGCACCGGCAGCACCGCCGCGTTGGCCGGGACGACCACCGCCACCCGGCCGGCCGCGGAAGCCACCACCACCGGCAGGCGCACCGGCCCCGCCGCCGCGGTAGTTACCGCCGCCGCCACCACCGCCCGGACCGCCGGGACGACCGCCGCCGGCACCGGGCCCGCGGGCGCCGGGGCCGGGACGCGGACCGCCGGGACGGCCCATGGCGCCGGGCCGGGCGCCGGGTGGGCGCGGCGGCATGTTGCCGGGCGTCGCGCCGCCTGGCCGCGGCGCACCGGGCCGCGGAGCCCCGGGACCGGGCCGGGGGCCTTGAGGACGGGGGATCGGACGGTCGACCGGCTGTTGAGAGGAGAACGGGTTGTTTCCGACGCGCGGAATGCGTGGCGCCGGCTTCGGCGCGCTCGGCGGGCCCGGTCGCGGACCGGGTGTCGGACCCGGGCGGGTGGGTGGCGCGGCGGGCGTGGCCGGCGGAGTGGCCGCTGCGGGCTGAGGTGCGACGGGCGGCGCCTCAGCGGCGGGTGCGGCAGGCTTGGGCGCGGGTGTCTTCGCCGCGCTCTTGGCCGGTGCGGCCGCCGGCGAGCCAGCCGACGACCCATTGCCGTCGGCCTTGACCTTTTCCGCGACCTTCTCCGCGGCCTTCCCGCCGCCGAAGGATTCGCGCAACCGGCGCGCAACCGGCGCCTCCACCGTGGAGGACGCGGATTTGACGAACTCACCCTGTTCGCTCAGACGAGCGAGAACTTCCTTACTGGTGACACCGAGTTCCTTGGCCAACTCGTGTACACGGGCCTTACCTGCCACTACATCTCCATCTCTAGAGGCGTCAGCGGTGGTGGGCGCCGCGCCTCGGGTTAGCTATGACGCATGGTCATCGGGACTTCACGGTGTGCTCATGTTCTTCGCTACCTGTTCTGTTGCCGTGCGACCGGGGTGTCCGCACTGCTCACAGTGCCGACGTACTCGATCACCGCGGATAGGTCCGGTGAACCGGTGATGCGCAACGCTCGACCGAACGCTCGCCGTCGCATTGCTGCGTCGAGGCACTGTGGGGTGGGATGCAGCCATGCACCCCGCCCCGGCAGCTTTCTCGCCGGGTCAACGGTTACGACGCTGGGACCATTCCCAGCCTCGTCAACGTTGCCGACAGCGATCACCCGAAGCAGTTCGACGGCCAGCTCTCGTTTTCGGCAGCCAACGCAGGTCCGCACCGGTCCGACAGGTTCGTCGGGGCTGCGTCGTTGCGTCGAAGCCGAAGTCTCGCGCTGGATCACCGGTGAGTCTACCGCCACTGTCGCTGGTATTTGAAATGGCTGCACTGGTCGGCGTTGGCGCACGCGCCGACCGGTGCCTACCGCTCGCCGACGGCCCCGCCCGCCGCGTCCTGGCCGGGCTCGGCCTTCCCGGCAGGGGCCGCGTCGCTGCGGATGTCGATGCGCCAACCGGTGAGTCGGGCCGCCAGCCGGGCGTTCTGCCCTTCCTTGCCGATGGCCAGCGACAACTGGAAGTCTGGCACCACGACGCGGGCCGCACGGGCGGTCTCGTCGATGACCGCCACCGAGACCACTTTGGCCGGCGAAAGCGCGTTGGCGACGAACTTCGCCGGATCGGGGTCGTAGTCGATGATGTCGATCTTCTCGCCCGACAACTCGCTCATGACGTTGCGCACTCGCTGGCCCATCGGCCCGATGCAGGCCCCCTTGGCGTTGAGGCCAGGCACCCGGGAGGTGACCGCGATCTTCGACCGGTGGCCGGCTTCCCGCGCCACCGCCACGATCTCGACGGACCCCTCGGCGATCTCGGGGACCTCCAGTGAGAACAGCTTGCGCACCAGGTTCGGATGCGTGCGCGACAGCGTGATCAACGGTTCACGCGCGCCGCGGCTGACGCCGACGACATAGCAGCGCAGCCGGTCGCCGTGGTCGTAACGTTCACCGGGCACCTGCTCGGCGGCGGGGATGACGCCCTCCGACCCCTTGGTTTCGCTGCCCATCCGGACCACGACAAGGCCCCGCGCGTTGGCGCGCGCATCGCGCTGGATGACGCCGCCGACGATGTCGCCCTCCCGTGCCGAGAACTCGCCGTAGGTCTTCTCGTTCTCGGCGTCACGGAACCTCTGCAGCATCACCTGGCGTGCCGTAGTGGCGGCGACACGGCCGAAACCCTCTGGGGTGTCCTCCCATTCGGAGACCGTGTTGCCGTCCTCGTCGAGTTCGGTGGCGATGACCTTGACTTCGCCGGTCTTGCGGTCGATCTCGATCCGGGCCTCGGCGGCGTGCCCCGCAGTGTGTCGATAGG contains:
- a CDS encoding MATE family efflux transporter — protein: MAEPEGDPAVAPGPTRKPATSGRRIAALAFPALGVLAAEPIYLLFDLAVVGRLGALALAGLAIGGLILTTLSSQMTFLAYGTTARSARFFGAGERAAAVGEGVQATWLALGLGFVIVCAVEVFAVPLVSALAGPSEGGDIADEALGWVRIAIVGAPAILVSAAGNGWMRGVQDTVRPLKFVVFGFAVSAVLCPLLVYGWLGMPRLGLPGSAVANVVGQWVAAVLFCRALLIERVPLRIHPEVLRAQVVMGRDLVLRTLAFQACFVSAGAVAARFGAAAVAAHQVVLQLWNFLALVLDSLAIAAQSLVGAALGAGQLAHAKSVAWRVTIFSALASAVLAIVFAVGASVFPSVFTDDRSVLDAIGVPWWFMVAQLPVAGIVFALDGVLLGAGDAKFMRNATLASALVGFLPLIWLSLAFGWGLLGIWAGLSTFMVLRLVFVGWRAFSGRWLVAGTG
- the infB gene encoding translation initiation factor IF-2, which produces MAGKARVHELAKELGVTSKEVLARLSEQGEFVKSASSTVEAPVARRLRESFGGGKAAEKVAEKVKADGNGSSAGSPAAAPAKSAAKTPAPKPAAPAAEAPPVAPQPAAATPPATPAAPPTRPGPTPGPRPGPPSAPKPAPRIPRVGNNPFSSQQPVDRPIPRPQGPRPGPGAPRPGAPRPGGATPGNMPPRPPGARPGAMGRPGGPRPGPGARGPGAGGGRPGGPGGGGGGGNYRGGGAGAPAGGGGFRGRPGGGGRPGQRGGAAGAFGRPGGAPKRGRKSKRAKRAEYENMQAPVVGGVRLPHGNGETIRLARGASLSDFAEKIDANPAALVQALFNLGEMVTATQSVGDDTLELLGSEMNYKVQVVSPEDEDRELLESFDLTYGEDEGGEEDLEQRPPVVTVMGHVDHGKTRLLDSIRQANVREAEAGGITQHIGAYQVEVDLDGNVRPITFIDTPGHEAFTAMRARGAKATDIAILVVAADDGVMPQTVEAINHAQAAEVPIVVAVNKIDKEGADPAKIRGQLTEYGLIPEDYGGDTMFVDISAKQGTNIEALLEAVVLTADAALDLRANPDMEAQGVAIEAHLDRGRGPVATVLVQRGTLRVGDSVVAGDAYGRVRRMVDEHGEDVTEALPSRPVQVIGFTSVPGAGDNFLVVDEDRIARQIADRRSARKRNALAARSRKRISLEDLDSALKETSQLNLILKGDNAGTVEALEEALLGIQVDDEVELRVIDRGVGGVTETNVNLASASDAIIIGFNVRAEGKATELANREGVEIRYYSIIYQAIDEIESALKGMLKPIYEERELGRAEIRAIFRSSKVGNIAGCLVQSGIMRRNAKARLLRDNVVVAENLTVSSLRREKDDVTEVREGYECGLTLTYSDIKEGDVIETYELVEKERS
- a CDS encoding class I SAM-dependent methyltransferase, which codes for MNEAHEYCGSDEWRQLIREVILPWALGEIDLGDDVLEVGPGYGATTDVLSESVARLTSVEIDDELAAMLTDRFAGVSTVEIVRGDATALSYDDGRFTGAACFTMLHHVPTAELQDRLFAEVARVLRPGAALVASDSLGSDELADAHEGDTYNPVDPTTLPDRLAAAGFGEVRVKTTEFGWAAVARAAE
- the rbfA gene encoding 30S ribosome-binding factor RbfA, which codes for MADPARAKRLAKRISTLVASVIEYEIKDPRLAGVTITDAKVTNDLHDATLYYTVLGSSLSEEPDYAGAAAALEKATGVLRSKMGASLGVRFTPTLMFERDTVPDAAVKMEELLARARAADEDLARVRQGAKHAGDADPYRVSEDESRGGLDDSEDIGDRDRQDD
- the nusA gene encoding transcription termination factor NusA; the encoded protein is MNIDMAALHAIEVDRGIPVGELVETIKSALLTAYRHTAGHAAEARIEIDRKTGEVKVIATELDEDGNTVSEWEDTPEGFGRVAATTARQVMLQRFRDAENEKTYGEFSAREGDIVGGVIQRDARANARGLVVVRMGSETKGSEGVIPAAEQVPGERYDHGDRLRCYVVGVSRGAREPLITLSRTHPNLVRKLFSLEVPEIAEGSVEIVAVAREAGHRSKIAVTSRVPGLNAKGACIGPMGQRVRNVMSELSGEKIDIIDYDPDPAKFVANALSPAKVVSVAVIDETARAARVVVPDFQLSLAIGKEGQNARLAARLTGWRIDIRSDAAPAGKAEPGQDAAGGAVGER
- a CDS encoding YlxR family protein, which codes for MRQRRPVQPFQIPATVAVDSPVIQRETSASTQRRSPDEPVGPVRTCVGCRKRELAVELLRVIAVGNVDEAGNGPSVVTVDPARKLPGRGAWLHPTPQCLDAAMRRRAFGRALRITGSPDLSAVIEYVGTVSSADTPVARQQNR
- a CDS encoding DHH family phosphoesterase, with the protein product MTAIDKTTDAAEVGHRVDAHAAAELLSAAATIGVVCHVYPDADTIGAGLALALVLDQVGKDVQVSFAAPAELPESLQSLPGGHLLVEPDAMRRGTDLVVTVDIPSVNRLGALRGLVDHGHEVLVIDHHASNQLFGSANYVDASADSTTMLVADLLDAWGKPIDIGVAHCLYAGLTTDTGSFRWASPRAHRLAARLVDLGVDNAAISRTLFDTHPFAWLPMLSRVLSSAQLLPDAVGGRGLVYAVVGYEELAKARPEEVESIVDIVRTTEQAEVAAVFKEVEPAHWSVSMRAKSYDLTGVASSFGGGGHPHAAGYSATGAADDVVRALSAALG